Proteins encoded together in one Triticum dicoccoides isolate Atlit2015 ecotype Zavitan chromosome 7B, WEW_v2.0, whole genome shotgun sequence window:
- the LOC119338423 gene encoding protein DETOXIFICATION 16-like, with protein MEEPLVDKTGEESLAVIEVKKQLYLAGPLIVGSLLQDVVQMISVMFVGHLGELALSSASIATSFAGVTGFSLLSGMSSSLDTLCGQAFGAKQHHLLGIYKQRAILVLTPVSAVVAVIWGYTGQILLLFGQDPEIAMEAGSYIRWLIPSLFVYGPLQCHVRFLQTQNMVLPVMLSSGVTALNHIFVCWLLVYKLGLGNKGAALANTISYLTNVSILALYIRLSPSCKSTWTGLSAEAFRDILGFLRLAVPSALMVCWEWWSFELLVLVSGFLPNPKLEASVLSISLNTISLVFRVPYGLSAAISTRVSNELGAGRPDAARLATQVIMVLGVVSSISVSLAIILVRNLWGYAYSNDKEVVEYISKIMPTIAVAFLFDDMQCVLSGIVRGCGFQKIGSYVNLSAYYLVGIPAALCFAFVYHLGGVGLWMGITCALVVQTVLFMSITLRTNWDKEALKARDRVSITSFPLDLAT; from the exons ATGGAGGAGCCCCTTGTTGACAAGACAGGAGAGGAGAGCCTGGCAGTGATTGAGGTGAAGAAGCAGTTGTACCTTGCCGGGCCTCTCATCGTCGGAAGCCTCCTACAGGATGTGGTCCAAATGATATCGGTCATGTTTGTGGGTCATCTCGGCGAACTCGCTCTCTCGAGTGCCTCCATCGCAACCTCCTTCGCCGGCGTAACTGGCTTCAGCTTGTTG TCTGGCATGTCGAGCAGCTTGGACACGCTGTGTGGGCAAGCCTTTGGAGCAAAGCAGCACCATCTTCTTGGCATCTACAAGCAGAGGGCAATCCTTGTGCTCACTCCAGTGAGCGCAGTGGTTGCCGTAATTTGGGGATACACCGGTCAGATCCTTCTGTTGTTTGGACAGGACCCTGAGATTGCCATGGAAGCAGGGAGCTACATCCGATGGTTGATTCCGTCGTTGTTTGTCTACGGTCCGCTGCAGTGCCATGTCCGATTCCTGCAGACGCAGAACATGGTTCTTCCAGTGATGCTGAGCTCGGGCGTCACAGCACTGAACCACATCTTCGTGTGCTGGCTGCTGGTCTACAAGCTTGGTCTAGGCAACAAGGGTGCTGCCTTGGCCAATACAATCTCGTACCTCACGAATGTGTCCATCTTGGCTCTCTACATCAGGCTCTCCCCGTCTTGTAAGAGCACATGGACGGGGTTGTCCGCGGAGGCATTTCGCGACATCCTCGGTTTCTTGAGGCTTGCCGTCCCATCTGCGCTCATGGTTTG CTGGGAGTGGTGGTCGTTTGAGCTCCTGGTACTTGTTTCCGGATTTCTTCCAAATCCTAAACTTGAGGCATCAGTACTGTCAATCAG TTTGAATACTATCTCGTTGGTATTCAGGGTCCCATATGGGCTTAGTGCTGCTATAAG CACCCGTGTGTCAAATGAGCTAGGTGCTGGGCGACCGGATGCAGCCCGTTTAGCGACCCAGGTGATCATGGTCCTGGGTGTTGTGTCAAGCATATCAGTTTCTCTTGCTATCATTTTGGTGCGCAATCTATGGGGGTATGCATACAGCAACGACAAGGAAGTGGTGGAGTACATTTCAAAAATTATGCCAACTATTGCTGTGGCATTCTTGTTTGATGACATGCAGTGTGTTCTTTCAG GTATTGTTAGGGGCTGTGGCTTTCAAAAGATTGGTTCCTATGTTAATCTCAGTGCGTACTACCTCGTGGGCATCCCGGCGGCTCTATGTTTTGCCTTTGTGTACCATCTTGGTGGAGTG GGGCTGTGGATGGGAATAACCTGCGCACTTGTCGTGCAGACGGTGTTGTTCATGTCCATTACTCTGCGCACCAACTGGGACAAAGAA GCTTTGAAGGCCAGGGACAGGGTTTCTATTACCTCCTTTCCTCTGGACTTGGCGACATGA